GTCGTGCACAATCCACCAGATGTCAATGTTGCCAGCAatctagaagaagaaggaggaggaggcagcggcagcgacggtggtGCCGGGTTAGTTGAGTCAAATCGCGTGCCAATGGAATCGTCACCTGCTACCTTATCGCCAACGGCCGGGAAGAAGTTGATACCCTTCGGTACGAGCAGCGCCATACGAGCGGCGCTAACGTGGCGTACCGTCTGCAGGAACACGTGCCAGGTGCGATCGTCCTCGCTCTGACGCCATCCGTACGGCcaaccgatgatgacggtgtTCGGTTTCATGCCACCCAAGCCGATGGTTTGCACACTGCACCCAGcggcgagagaaaaagaagaggaataaGACATAAATTCGTGTAATCGTTCAGTCACAGCTTCCCTTAAGAACCTTTTTCCAATCGAACCAAGTcagctttttgttgttgttgttggagcattaaacaaaaaaaaccgaaaaacgaagaaactgACAAGCATCGGGAGCCCTTCATCGCGCGATCGACggcgaaacgaaaatggaacGTGGCAAAAGCTTTGCTTTCTATTTATCGGTCCCATCTGGATCATATTTCTACCCGGGCCGGTAGGGCCCGTGGAAGACACATTCCACCAGGCGAAAAGGAGATGATTGCATCTCGGCGAACCCACCCCCGTGGGAAATGGAACCCTTGGGCACCATAGGCCCACAGGCAACCCGGTGGCAAACAGAACCGGCTGGAACAGATTATACGGGGGCTTAGTGGTGAGATGGCGATGAGAAATTGATAGAATCTGACAGGTCCGGTAGCTGGGTAGCTTCGTCGATATCGATCGGCGTAAGTGGACGCTGATCGGATTGAGACCGCAGATTGCTTCGCAGCCCGGACCCCAAAAGCGATCCGGTTTTGTCAGGTCCAAAGACCTTCCAATTTGCGATTCATTTTGAGAAAGAAATTCCTTTTGTAAGTGGAGCTGTTGTAGTTGGGGAGAGAAACGAGATTTCATTCGATCTTTCAGTTTGATCGTTTTTCTTAAACATTTGAGGAAATTCGCCTGAAACTATCTGTCAAACTCGcgaaaacaattgaaatttGGTTTCATTATTGGGTCAATAAGTAACTCGTTATAAACTAACGATGGCCTAGTGCAGTGGAAAGCTATCGTTTGCTGGAAGCTCTGGAAAGGTCGTTAGAAAGATGGGAACACTTATGATCTGAAATTTTCCATTGTGTTTGAAAGTTGCAACGGTCATGCAGCTGGCAAACTTTATGTAAACTTTCGGATCCTATGTACTAGTGTCTTATGCATTGACCTTAAATCCCCATTGAcgttcattttatccatcatACTCGAGGTATGTTGTACCTGCACGCCTTTCAAATGGACGTTTACTGTTCGAAGAAGATCAAAAGGAAtgtaaaaacataaaagagCAAATCCATGTCATCATGTATGGAAGCATTCAAACCGACAAACCTCCAAAATCTGATGAATGCAACGCCTAAGCCATTGGTTGCTTTAAGAGCTGTTTGGAGGATTGAAACTAATCtcaaaaaaggatgaaaaccCCGTATGTCATGTCGTGAACGAAAGTCACGCATACTCCACGCCCGGTACGCCAGCtcattcatcaatcaatcacgtGGCTttagacccccccccccttccctaccCCTCGGATACTCACGCATGCGACAGTCCGTCGGCAATGTTGGAGGCGACCAGCACATCGCAGAAGCCCTTCACCTTCTCGTCGTCCATGACCTTACGCAGGGCTTGCTTGGCGGCCGCGGCCTCCCCGGCACGGCGCGTAAAGTCCCCGTGGATAAGCGAGACGACCACCGCCAACCCCTTGCCCGCCTTCAGCTGCGATACGAACGAGAACAGCTTACGGTACTTCGGCGTAAAGTCATCGTTCAGTTTGGCCAACATCAGGATCTGCGGTCGCCAGTTCTTCGTGTGCGGTGGTCCCTCCTCGAGGCGCAACAGCGAGTAGCGAGCGGCGGACAGTGCGATACCACGGATACCATCACCCCATTCCTTCTCGGCACTGttttagagagagaaagaaagggagagggaacgGCCAGTGGTTTAAGGCATGTGGTGTGACGAGATGACTTTGCCGTCGTCCGATGCCGGAGATGCTTACCCTCGATACTCGATGTACTTGTAAATCAGGACGGCCATTCCCATCGCAATCAGGGCAAAGTACCAGGAGGTCATGAACATGATCGAAATGCAGAGCGTCAACCCAAACAGCGACAGACACctaggggaaagggagggataCAGCAATGGTTTAGCGAAACCGTGGCACTCGTCGCTGAGGGACTCTGACGGACTCACCAGTGGTAATACTTGAAGCGTGGCCGCCAGTTGGGCGTACGGAGGAGCGTCTGGAGAGCGCAGGCCAAATTGACGAAGCCGTAGCACATGAGGAAGAACATGGACAGGAGCGGAGCGAGCAGATCGACATTACCGAGCAGTATACCGCACTGGCAGATGAGCAGCGTGAGGATAAGGGCCCGCGTCGGTTCACCACGCTTCGACGAGACGGCAAACGGTTCGAGGAACGGGATGATACCATCCTTGGCAATGGCCTGCAGCAAACGGGGCGCACCGGTCAAGCTCTGCAGGCCGGCACCGAGCGTCGAGAGGAAGGAACCGATGAGGATGACCCACTGGTTCGGCCAGGCCATatttgccaccaccagcttgCCTCCGATGGACTGTCCGAATCTGTATGGAtccaagcgagagagagagagagagtcagtgGTGTGTGccagcacaacacagcacagaGTGGATTCAGACAGTGACACTTACTTGTCACGGAGCAGCAAGTTGTCGACGGTACcggcgaacagcagcacacacgaCAGATACACGGTCGAGGTCGTCAGGATGGCACCGATCGTACCGATGGGAATACTCTTTTGTGCGTCCGCCAAATCACCGGAGCGGTTCGAGCCGGCCATAATTCCTGTCGCGCGGGGTAagtcgagcagaagaagggagtTGAAGGTCAAAGGGTGttatagagagaaagagcgagagaaagggcaGAATGTCTCCTTCCCTCGGGGGAGAGAGTCCGTGAGTGAATTGGGTCTTGAAACTGAAGAAACTTTTCCTATCACGTCAGCATCCGAATCTAATTAAAACTCCGCTTTTCCTACGGAGCCCCGGTCACCGTGCTCGCTGCCGTCGTCGGCCATTCCATTCGCGGAAAGTGCTCGATAATTTGGGGTCGAAAGTTTATTCGTCCTCCCTtaggaaaaaaacgaaagaattaTCCATATCGCTTGGATGTCAGGACTTCGCAAGACTTTTGGAAAgggcgagagagtgagagcgagcgCTTCATAATGCTTCGGAATTGCCCTTACGATTATCCGCGAGCTACTGAAGCGTCTGGATCGAAGTGGCGTTGCATAGGAAAGCCCTTCCCCATCCACCGGGCGCACTGCCCTTTGTTATCCGCTGGCAGAGTGCAAATCATTTGTCTACCTAGAGGACCGTAACGGTATGTCCTTCCTTCGCCGGGCACTTTTCCCAAGGCCCAAGATCGGGCATTCGGAACCCTTCTTCCGAGAATCATCCGGAAGCGTTTGTCTTCTTGGGATTGGGAcgggaacacaaaaaaaaggacacttCCTATCGCGCCCTCCGCGCCCGCCAATAACACTTCAAAAACCGTCCTCTCCAACAGGACGCAAGATGCGGGGATGACACCGAAAACGGGAATGCAGGCGTCGTAACGACTTTTGCAATTATCCTTCTCATTGCGCCCGGAAGGTATCACAGGTCTGACGACTTTTTGTGAGGTTGTCGGTGCGCTTGTGTCTTTCAAGTGGCCTTATCAGAGGGTCGTCCCCGGTTAGCgatgctccggctgctgctgctactgacaccATGGAAGCCGCATGGTCATGGTCACGGCGTCGCGCGGagcgtttttttcttataCCATTTTTGGCATCTTTTCACTCACGGAGTACGTCTTATTACGTCAAGCACAGCTGGTGCAGAcagatgaggatgaggatgtggatgatgatgatgacggaaaGGCAAGTCAGCAGCTTTTGAaccgtggccatggccacaGACATGTCTGGAGCATCACGGACAGACAGTGCACGGTAAGCATATTTTGGATGAGGTTTTTTGTCTGTGTTAATATTCCATGCTAATGCTTTGTCCTTGGCTAATACACCTAATAACAACCACCTTTTCAATCGATAAACGTTGTGTTtcggtaacaaaaaaaaaagcccggGATCAAGTCTAATCTATTTCTCGATGGAGATGAATCTCTGCCACAGTCCAGCTATAGCTTTCTCCCGCCCAACAGTCAACTTACCGGTTACCGAGGGGAAGAAGATACCGATCAGAATCGTGAAAGCGGTCGTCAAGTCAGCGTACACCTGGTTGTAGGACGGGCGGTCCATCGGTTCGATGTGCTCGGGATCCATACCGTAGGCAATGTACTGTCCCTCCTGCGGAAGAAATCCAAAACCGAACGGATCGCGTGTCAGTAACGATTACTCTTTGATGCGTCGGCCGAAAGGTCAACAAAGCAGGCCTCCTTTTCGTTCTTCGGCTCTGCGTTGGCTTACCTGGAGGAACGATGGGAACAGGTTGTCGAAGAATACGCCACTCTTCAGCCCCTTGATGCCCCGGACGAGAGTTACATTTTCCGCTGCTCACAccaagcgaccgagcgacagACGAAGAACAAAATGGAATCGTAAGGTGAGTGATTGATCAGTGGTCCGGAACAGTCGTTTCCGAGCCAGCCATGGCATGGATTTCCAGACCAGAGTGGTAGGCGCATATACACACACGAGATACTCACCTTTGAAGTAGGGATCACATTCACCGGAGGTGCAAAAGTAGTTCCACAGGACGCCGCCCTCATCCTTGGTGCAGTTAGCGACGGCCACATCCTTCAAGAGCCGTTTGCCCAGAACGCACATGCTGCAAATGGAGATGTGGAGATGGAGCGCAATTTGAGTTTCGgttccgagaccgagaccaagAGCCAAGAGCCGAGGCCGGGCTCCGGGCTACACACTACTCACAATAGCttgtcgttgccgtcgatGTTATCGAAGATGCCAGCGTAGACCGCAATGATCGAGAGGATGACACAGGCCAGGGCGACGGTGGCGAACTTGTTCACAAACTTTACACCCAGGTAAACGATGAGACCTGCCAGGAGAAGTGTAAAGAGAGAAACGGTCAGAAGAGATGAACAGAGTGTGGTTCGCATCGTAGGTGTCTAAAGCGAATTGTGGTTTTGCTCGAGGCATCCGGCTGTAAGACCGATGAGATCCGGCCAACAACCAATTGCCTCTCCCCGCGTTGGTGGTGTCGTTGGTAAATTGTGACCGCGAACCGGCACGTACGGCCGATTCagaccagcagaagcagcagcagcagcagcagcagcagcacaagcagcagcagcagcagcatctgggcTACACCAACCGTAGAAGGATTGTGGGCACTGTTTGTGCAGTTGGATCTGGCGTACAAATTGGACGTATTGGACGTGATTTATCTGTGACTTTCGAGCATGCGGAGCGCGGACCCGCGGTGGATGATTTCAAGGACGGTTTAGAAGCAGACGAGGAGGGGAGCAGAAACACCGCCGGTCGCGTTGACAGATGATTTATCGTGCTGGACCGGTTCCAGGAGCCGGTTCCGTGGCcccgcttttgctgctgctgctgctgctgctgcttctgctcgaaTGTGTAATTGTTATAGGAGTATAGGAGGCCATTTCCCCGGCATCATTTGCCGTTCAAACAATTGTCAATTGGCGTTAGAAGGGGGCACAATGAATCAACCTTAAAATGTTATTAACAAcccctttctcctcctctcccctcaGATGGTGACTGATCGACAATGCCACATCAGCACTTTGCGAATCAGAAATCGCGCGGGAGGTTGATTTATTTGACCAAACCCTGGGACATACACGGTGGTctctgtgtgcatgtgtgtatgtgtgtatgtacgtgtgCTTGTACTCACCCATCACGCACAGCAACCCGGTACCGTAGACACGGAAGTTGTTGTACATCGCCGATGCGTCCTTGGTGAAGTCGCCAAATATCGAGAGCCACGGTGCCATGTAGGTctgtggagagaaagagagcaagagtgaGAGCAGGGGTTAGTGATGTTTCGATGCCATTGGGAGGGGTGGGGCGTGGTCGGTTGGATTGGTTTTCGTTGCGAATTAATCAATCTTCATTATCGGCCCCCTGGCGGGGAATCGGCGGCGAAAAGCGATCTGATGGCGTTGCTTTGGGGTTTCCGATCCTGATCGGCTGATCGATAGTTGCCGGAGGTGAAGGGGAGGGGCAAACTCCGACCCCATCACCCATCgtgtggtgacgatgatgccgatgatgtcggcgggatgatgaatttttgaacgCATCATCGCTTT
This sequence is a window from Anopheles darlingi chromosome 3, idAnoDarlMG_H_01, whole genome shotgun sequence. Protein-coding genes within it:
- the LOC125953644 gene encoding solute carrier family 12 member 4 isoform X2 translates to MMSERFKVTKTEPVAVPDEEAAVTGKLLESEKQQQGEPTDDQPFVSSKDKIDTNLYLYSDEIQERPHVTTLISSLANYSNTIPAPTDPDAKPPPASARMGTLIGVYLPCIQNIFGVILFIRLTWVVGTAGAICGFLIVLTCCCVTMLTAISMSAIATNGVVPAGGSYFMISRSLGPEFGGAVGMLFYTGTTLAAAMYIVGAVEIVLTYMAPWLSIFGDFTKDASAMYNNFRVYGTGLLCVMGLIVYLGVKFVNKFATVALACVILSIIAVYAGIFDNIDGNDKLFMCVLGKRLLKDVAVANCTKDEGGVLWNYFCTSGECDPYFKAENVTLVRGIKGLKSGVFFDNLFPSFLQEGQYIAYGMDPEHIEPMDRPSYNQVYADLTTAFTILIGIFFPSVTGIMAGSNRSGDLADAQKSIPIGTIGAILTTSTVYLSCVLLFAGTVDNLLLRDKFGQSIGGKLVVANMAWPNQWVILIGSFLSTLGAGLQSLTGAPRLLQAIAKDGIIPFLEPFAVSSKRGEPTRALILTLLICQCGILLGNVDLLAPLLSMFFLMCYGFVNLACALQTLLRTPNWRPRFKYYHWCLSLFGLTLCISIMFMTSWYFALIAMGMAVLIYKYIEYRGAEKEWGDGIRGIALSAARYSLLRLEEGPPHTKNWRPQILMLAKLNDDFTPKYRKLFSFVSQLKAGKGLAVVVSLIHGDFTRRAGEAAAAKQALRKVMDDEKVKGFCDVLVASNIADGLSHAVQTIGLGGMKPNTVIIGWPYGWRQSEDDRTWHVFLQTVRHVSAARMALLVPKGINFFPAVGDKIAGNIDIWWIVHDGGLLMLLPFLLKQHRSWKNCKMRIFTVAQMEDNSIQIKKDLKMFLYHLRIEAEVEVVEMMDSDISAYTYERTLMMEQRNQMLRKLRLNKREKENVVDNMVEFTQPTANGEDRTPLVQAIVDHHHHNDNNTKTASKVRFADPSENKENGEEEPDRDEKNETESEKDKDTKEATDQADKEADNTEKLANNVAASPAKDKKAGGDTSKGSDDVKSAFKPDEGNVRRMHTAVKLNEVIVNKSHDAQLVILNLPGPPKETYLERESNYMEFLEVLTEGLERVLMVRGGGREVITIYS
- the LOC125953644 gene encoding solute carrier family 12 member 4 isoform X3; its protein translation is MAEDCDKTPAAGGDVEKASSKLASPAPQQKNAGSKGASPNKTAGKGEPTDDQPFVSSKDKIDTNLYLYSDEIQERPHVTTLISSLANYSNTIPAPTDPDAKPPPASARMGTLIGVYLPCIQNIFGVILFIRLTWVVGTAGAICGFLIVLTCCCVTMLTAISMSAIATNGVVPAGGSYFMISRSLGPEFGGAVGMLFYTGTTLAAAMYIVGAVEIVLTYMAPWLSIFGDFTKDASAMYNNFRVYGTGLLCVMGLIVYLGVKFVNKFATVALACVILSIIAVYAGIFDNIDGNDKLFMCVLGKRLLKDVAVANCTKDEGGVLWNYFCTSGECDPYFKAENVTLVRGIKGLKSGVFFDNLFPSFLQEGQYIAYGMDPEHIEPMDRPSYNQVYADLTTAFTILIGIFFPSVTGIMAGSNRSGDLADAQKSIPIGTIGAILTTSTVYLSCVLLFAGTVDNLLLRDKFGQSIGGKLVVANMAWPNQWVILIGSFLSTLGAGLQSLTGAPRLLQAIAKDGIIPFLEPFAVSSKRGEPTRALILTLLICQCGILLGNVDLLAPLLSMFFLMCYGFVNLACALQTLLRTPNWRPRFKYYHWCLSLFGLTLCISIMFMTSWYFALIAMGMAVLIYKYIEYRGAEKEWGDGIRGIALSAARYSLLRLEEGPPHTKNWRPQILMLAKLNDDFTPKYRKLFSFVSQLKAGKGLAVVVSLIHGDFTRRAGEAAAAKQALRKVMDDEKVKGFCDVLVASNIADGLSHAVQTIGLGGMKPNTVIIGWPYGWRQSEDDRTWHVFLQTVRHVSAARMALLVPKGINFFPAVGDKIAGNIDIWWIVHDGGLLMLLPFLLKQHRSWKNCKMRIFTVAQMEDNSIQIKKDLKMFLYHLRIEAEVEVVEMMDSDISAYTYERTLMMEQRNQMLRKLRLNKREKENVVQAIVDHHHHNDNNTKTASKVRFADPSENKENGEEEPDRDEKNETESEKDKDTKEATDQADKEADNTEKLANNVAASPAKDKKAGGDTSKGSDDVKSAFKPDEGNVRRMHTAVKLNEVIVNKSHDAQLVILNLPGPPKETYLERESNYMEFLEVLTEGLERVLMVRGGGREVITIYS
- the LOC125953644 gene encoding solute carrier family 12 member 4 isoform X5, translating into MMSERFKVTKTEPVAVPDEEAAVTGKLLESEKQQQGEPTDDQPFVSSKDKIDTNLYLYSDEIQERPHVTTLISSLANYSNTIPAPTDPDAKPPPASARMGTLIGVYLPCIQNIFGVILFIRLTWVVGTAGAICGFLIVLTCCCVTMLTAISMSAIATNGVVPAGGSYFMISRSLGPEFGGAVGMLFYTGTTLAAAMYIVGAVEIVLTYMAPWLSIFGDFTKDASAMYNNFRVYGTGLLCVMGLIVYLGVKFVNKFATVALACVILSIIAVYAGIFDNIDGNDKLFMCVLGKRLLKDVAVANCTKDEGGVLWNYFCTSGECDPYFKAENVTLVRGIKGLKSGVFFDNLFPSFLQEGQYIAYGMDPEHIEPMDRPSYNQVYADLTTAFTILIGIFFPSVTGIMAGSNRSGDLADAQKSIPIGTIGAILTTSTVYLSCVLLFAGTVDNLLLRDKFGQSIGGKLVVANMAWPNQWVILIGSFLSTLGAGLQSLTGAPRLLQAIAKDGIIPFLEPFAVSSKRGEPTRALILTLLICQCGILLGNVDLLAPLLSMFFLMCYGFVNLACALQTLLRTPNWRPRFKYYHWCLSLFGLTLCISIMFMTSWYFALIAMGMAVLIYKYIEYRGAEKEWGDGIRGIALSAARYSLLRLEEGPPHTKNWRPQILMLAKLNDDFTPKYRKLFSFVSQLKAGKGLAVVVSLIHGDFTRRAGEAAAAKQALRKVMDDEKVKGFCDVLVASNIADGLSHAVQTIGLGGMKPNTVIIGWPYGWRQSEDDRTWHVFLQTVRHVSAARMALLVPKGINFFPAVGDKIAGNIDIWWIVHDGGLLMLLPFLLKQHRSWKNCKMRIFTVAQMEDNSIQIKKDLKMFLYHLRIEAEVEVVEMMDSDISAYTYERTLMMEQRNQMLRKLRLNKREKENVVQAIVDHHHHNDNNTKTASKVRFADPSENKENGEEEPDRDEKNETESEKDKDTKEATDQADKEADNTEKLANNVAASPAKDKKAGGDTSKGSDDVKSAFKPDEGNVRRMHTAVKLNEVIVNKSHDAQLVILNLPGPPKETYLERESNYMEFLEVLTEGLERVLMVRGGGREVITIYS
- the LOC125953644 gene encoding solute carrier family 12 member 4 isoform X4, with translation MQRQQYEHCHSQSIEMDVYDTEGEPTDDQPFVSSKDKIDTNLYLYSDEIQERPHVTTLISSLANYSNTIPAPTDPDAKPPPASARMGTLIGVYLPCIQNIFGVILFIRLTWVVGTAGAICGFLIVLTCCCVTMLTAISMSAIATNGVVPAGGSYFMISRSLGPEFGGAVGMLFYTGTTLAAAMYIVGAVEIVLTYMAPWLSIFGDFTKDASAMYNNFRVYGTGLLCVMGLIVYLGVKFVNKFATVALACVILSIIAVYAGIFDNIDGNDKLFMCVLGKRLLKDVAVANCTKDEGGVLWNYFCTSGECDPYFKAENVTLVRGIKGLKSGVFFDNLFPSFLQEGQYIAYGMDPEHIEPMDRPSYNQVYADLTTAFTILIGIFFPSVTGIMAGSNRSGDLADAQKSIPIGTIGAILTTSTVYLSCVLLFAGTVDNLLLRDKFGQSIGGKLVVANMAWPNQWVILIGSFLSTLGAGLQSLTGAPRLLQAIAKDGIIPFLEPFAVSSKRGEPTRALILTLLICQCGILLGNVDLLAPLLSMFFLMCYGFVNLACALQTLLRTPNWRPRFKYYHWCLSLFGLTLCISIMFMTSWYFALIAMGMAVLIYKYIEYRGAEKEWGDGIRGIALSAARYSLLRLEEGPPHTKNWRPQILMLAKLNDDFTPKYRKLFSFVSQLKAGKGLAVVVSLIHGDFTRRAGEAAAAKQALRKVMDDEKVKGFCDVLVASNIADGLSHAVQTIGLGGMKPNTVIIGWPYGWRQSEDDRTWHVFLQTVRHVSAARMALLVPKGINFFPAVGDKIAGNIDIWWIVHDGGLLMLLPFLLKQHRSWKNCKMRIFTVAQMEDNSIQIKKDLKMFLYHLRIEAEVEVVEMMDSDISAYTYERTLMMEQRNQMLRKLRLNKREKENVVDNMVEFTQPTANGEDRTPLVQAIVDHHHHNDNNTKTASKVRFADPSENKENGEEEPDRDEKNETESEKDKDTKEATDQADKEADNTEKLANNVAASPAKDKKAGGDTSKGSDDVKSAFKPDEGNVRRMHTAVKLNEVIVNKSHDAQLVILNLPGPPKETYLERESNYMEFLEVLTEGLERVLMVRGGGREVITIYS
- the LOC125953644 gene encoding solute carrier family 12 member 4 isoform X1 — its product is MAEDCDKTPAAGGDVEKASSKLASPAPQQKNAGSKGASPNKTAGKGEPTDDQPFVSSKDKIDTNLYLYSDEIQERPHVTTLISSLANYSNTIPAPTDPDAKPPPASARMGTLIGVYLPCIQNIFGVILFIRLTWVVGTAGAICGFLIVLTCCCVTMLTAISMSAIATNGVVPAGGSYFMISRSLGPEFGGAVGMLFYTGTTLAAAMYIVGAVEIVLTYMAPWLSIFGDFTKDASAMYNNFRVYGTGLLCVMGLIVYLGVKFVNKFATVALACVILSIIAVYAGIFDNIDGNDKLFMCVLGKRLLKDVAVANCTKDEGGVLWNYFCTSGECDPYFKAENVTLVRGIKGLKSGVFFDNLFPSFLQEGQYIAYGMDPEHIEPMDRPSYNQVYADLTTAFTILIGIFFPSVTGIMAGSNRSGDLADAQKSIPIGTIGAILTTSTVYLSCVLLFAGTVDNLLLRDKFGQSIGGKLVVANMAWPNQWVILIGSFLSTLGAGLQSLTGAPRLLQAIAKDGIIPFLEPFAVSSKRGEPTRALILTLLICQCGILLGNVDLLAPLLSMFFLMCYGFVNLACALQTLLRTPNWRPRFKYYHWCLSLFGLTLCISIMFMTSWYFALIAMGMAVLIYKYIEYRGAEKEWGDGIRGIALSAARYSLLRLEEGPPHTKNWRPQILMLAKLNDDFTPKYRKLFSFVSQLKAGKGLAVVVSLIHGDFTRRAGEAAAAKQALRKVMDDEKVKGFCDVLVASNIADGLSHAVQTIGLGGMKPNTVIIGWPYGWRQSEDDRTWHVFLQTVRHVSAARMALLVPKGINFFPAVGDKIAGNIDIWWIVHDGGLLMLLPFLLKQHRSWKNCKMRIFTVAQMEDNSIQIKKDLKMFLYHLRIEAEVEVVEMMDSDISAYTYERTLMMEQRNQMLRKLRLNKREKENVVDNMVEFTQPTANGEDRTPLVQAIVDHHHHNDNNTKTASKVRFADPSENKENGEEEPDRDEKNETESEKDKDTKEATDQADKEADNTEKLANNVAASPAKDKKAGGDTSKGSDDVKSAFKPDEGNVRRMHTAVKLNEVIVNKSHDAQLVILNLPGPPKETYLERESNYMEFLEVLTEGLERVLMVRGGGREVITIYS